The nucleotide sequence TAAATTCCAAAAATAAAGGGAGTGTGCAGAATGAACAATTTTATAAAGGATGTAACGGGACAGTCCGAAAGCTTGAAGGAAGGCATGAAGTCTTTTGCTTCCAAGGAAACTCTTGAAAAGCTAAACACCTTAAAATCTATGGGTTTTAATCGTGTTCTGTTCACAGGGATGGGCAGCTCTAATTTTTGCTCCATACCGGCAAAAAATCTCCTAATAAAAAATGGAATAGATGCCAAAGTGGAATCTGCCAGCCAAATTCTATATTATGAAATGGATTCAATCAAAAAAGATACTCTCCTGGTCCTGATTTCCCAATCAGGAGAAAGCGTTGAAATAGTCAAGCTCATAAGCCAGCTGCCTGAAGATATTTTTGTAGTGGGGGTAACAAACGATCCTCAAAGCACCCTTGGCAAGAGGGCCCAGATTACCGTTGTCCTTAATGTGGAAGAGGAGGAGTCCGTTACCACCAGAACCTACCTTTCTTCGATAATGGCTGTCGGCCTTATAGGAAAGTCATTGACCAAAGATTTAAACGATGAAGACATCGAAGATCTTTTATCTGCTGCAGATTCCTTGAAAAATCTTACTGATCAATGGGAAGGGATAAAAACAAAGCTGATGGACTTTATTCCAAATCCATCATACTTGTGCCTGATAGGAAGGGGAGATGCTCTTACTACTGCCAGAGCTGGTGCTTTATTTGTAAGGGAAGTATCCAAGTTT is from Alkalibacter saccharofermentans DSM 14828 and encodes:
- a CDS encoding SIS domain-containing protein; this translates as MNNFIKDVTGQSESLKEGMKSFASKETLEKLNTLKSMGFNRVLFTGMGSSNFCSIPAKNLLIKNGIDAKVESASQILYYEMDSIKKDTLLVLISQSGESVEIVKLISQLPEDIFVVGVTNDPQSTLGKRAQITVVLNVEEEESVTTRTYLSSIMAVGLIGKSLTKDLNDEDIEDLLSAADSLKNLTDQWEGIKTKLMDFIPNPSYLCLIGRGDALTTARAGALFVREVSKFPALDFDSGEFRHGPFEMVDENFAGFIFAQDSHTWDLDLFLAKDGASRGGKIVFVTDKETEESENFLPLVIDKIDPLLSPVLQIVPVQLYADQLARNRGFEPGKFRWNTKITTIG